A stretch of the Malus domestica chromosome 08, GDT2T_hap1 genome encodes the following:
- the LOC114826449 gene encoding protein ESSENTIAL FOR POTEXVIRUS ACCUMULATION 1-like isoform X1 translates to MADLSSSASRRHLSVTTPPQISKGGQGSENLIPLSPQWLLPKPGESKTGMLTGEKPPSPNPSVGSRLDTTKSSGNGDEIRDTQKKDVFRPSLMDMEAGGRRECWRDEERDTNSSGRKDRWRDGDKEVGDTRRMDRWMENSSAKHFGEARRAPPERWTDSSNKESNYEQRRESKWNTRWGPNDKEAEGFPDKWADSGRDGLRLDKSLSHVGNHVKDEKDGDHYRPWRSNSSQARGRGDPSYNQTLSANKHAPTHSSNWGRGEITPPSFSLGRGRGSSGGGFMNSSPTIPQSIGTVLDKVESEHGEPYPLRYSRTKLLDVYRKADMKSYQKPVDGFIEVSSLAVDEPLEPLALCAPNSEEMSLLKGIDKGDIVSSGAPQTSKDGRSPNDFTQSRRPKLAGSREDLPLALGDSKDESIARSKGGLPNYSEGSSYERQVLHHGSSLKGEITQEHKTYSENNFRSEAFRGDSGPFIRAEEAPVSADLSMQGGITAHSGSPWRSSSQGERSHTVLHDWNEIPGDIKSRTPDMGWSLGSKDLNNEWESRDEARWKTSDDPVLRRQRSGILDREQELRQPQQLSPEELQLYYKDPQGIIQGPFSGADIIGWFEAGYFGIDLLVRIAGAKNDTPFLALGDVMPHLRAKARPPPGFTAPKPEVADTSGRPNFGNVGMIQAGLSEIEIARNDPRNKQGSTTEAQNRFLESLMSGNPSGLPLHQFPFSEGLQGFMGNNPHGLTHSGLDNLLAKRMVLERQRSFPNPYQYWPGRDASSVMPKSEIVPDANLLSSVAENPSQPPHTQNADLMSILQGLTNRSSSDINNSTAGRSTFPVQGGSEPLQSNFPPQAPLQSNFPPQIPLGFQQQRLHPQNQQSLLSQAIDSSSISTQEKLLSSGLLQDPQVLSMLQQQYLLQLHSQAPVPTQQMSLLDNLMLLKQQQQKQEEQQILLRQQQQLLSQVMPEHHSQQHFTEPSFGQMQASAMLKGIDPSRLQSSQEMFPVGTNVQVPNTQNELTSNYMTLPPQGNLDISHNVSEGASSVPLPHQVLGNVTHQRSRDVTPAAPISIQQESLPMSTNVESSPLFDVMTKSREVSLAQESIPDSDFHVAKTLEEAAENAFIADRSAGVAISQGVADPLRSLGAFEKDVPEHINDVNVQSGNQIEEQQIEREKYNDEAPTVVEAKNVEVRGQRKISEKKSKKQKSAKAQSSSDQAKGASKAQSEAEKPVVGDVKLETRGNRGSKPEIVTVEAVESRQSENLEPVKVSGDDTEPHEIRGDSKLVESVSGQSTHTQIGQRAWKPAPGFKAKSLLEIQQEEQRKAESEVIIPEVTINSPSLSTPWAGVVANSEPKISRETPVDAGIDDLNAGKPKTSQNSKSKKSPLHDLLAEEVLAKSSERDVEIPNGVSTQHSSQIMPTHSESVDDDNFIEAKDTKKSRKRSAKAKGTGTKTSISVTAVDVPVSSSPTEKVKSSRSVQQEKEVLPAIPSGPSLGDFVPWKGETANPAPSPAWLTDSGKIPKPTSLRDIQKEQEKRVAAAQHQNQIPTPQKSQPPQVTRNSAPSWSLSASSPSKAASPIAINSHASQSRNKVEDDLFWGPIDQAKQENKQADFPHLASQGSRGVKNTPVKGTSAGSLGRQKSVGGKSNERLLSSSPSQSSTKGKRDAMTKQSEAMGFRDWCKSECVRLIGTKDTSFLEFCLKQSKSEAELLLKQNLGSYDPDHEFIDKFLNYKELLPADVLEIAFQKGNDQRGVAGFSGGDVNSYSADVGDVDQDGFSKGGGKKKGKKGKKVSPAVLGFNVVSNRIMMGEIQTLED, encoded by the exons ATGGCCGACCTCTCCAGCTCAGCCTCTCGCCGCCATCTCTCCGTCACCACTCCGCCCCAGATCTCCAAAG GTGGACAAGGTTCTGAGAATCTTATTCCCCTTTCACCGCAGTGGCTTCTACCTAAGCCGGGGGAGAGTAAGACAGGAATGTTAACTGGG GAAAAACCTCCCAGCCCAAATCCATCCGTTGGCAGTCGCTTGGATACCACGAAATCATCAGGTAATGGTGATGAAATTCGTGATACCCAGAAGAAGGATGTTTTCAGGCCATCTTTGATGGATATGGAAGCTGGTGGTCGTCGTGAATGCTGGCGTGATGAAGAAAGAGACACCAACTCCTCAGGACGCAAAGATCGTTGGAGGGATGGGGATaaagaagttggtgacactcgcAGGATGGATCGATGGATGGAAAATTCATCTGCAAAGCACTTTGGAGAAGCACGTCGTGCCCCACCTGAGCGGTGGACTGACTCAAGTAACAAGGAATCCAATTATGAGCAACGGCGAGAGAGCAAATGGAACACGCGCTGGGGGCCTAATGACAAGGAGGCAGAAGGTTTTCCTGACAAGTGGGCAGACTCTGGTAGAGATGGTCTGCGTCTTGATAAGAGTTTGTCTCATGTTGGAAATCATGTAAAGGATGAGAAAGATGGGGATCACTACCGACCTTGGAGATCAAACTCCTCCCAAGCCCGGGGAAGGGGAGATCCTTCTTATAACCAGACTTTATCAGCAAACAAGCATGCTCCTACACATTCATCTAATTGGGGGCGTGGAGAAATTACACCTCCCAGCTTTTCTCTTGGTCGTGGAAGGGGTAGCTCTGGTGGAGGCTTTATGAACAGCAGTCCTACTATTCCTCAGTCTATAGGAACTGTATTGGACAAAGTTGAAAGTGAACATGGAGAGCCTTATCCATTAAGGTATAGTAGGACGAAGCTGCTTGATGTATACAGGAAGGCtgatatgaaatcatatcaaaaaCCAGTTGATGGGTTTATAGAAGTGAGCTCTCTTGCGGTGGATGAACCATTGGAGCCTCTGGCACTTTGTGCACCGAATTCTGAGGAAATG TCTCTTTTGAAGGGAATTGACAAAGGAGATATAGTAAGTAGTGGTGCACCCCAGACTTCTAAAGATGGAAGGAGCCCAAATGATTTTACACAGTCAAGAAGACCCAAGCTTG CAGGCAGTAGAGAAGATTTACCCCTTGCACTTGGTGATTCTAAAGATGAAAGCATTGCTAGGTCAAAAGGTGGTCTTCCAAATTATTCAGAGGGCTCTTCTTATGAAAGGCAGGTGCTCCATCATGGATCCAGCCTAAAAGGAGAAATAACGCAGGAACATAAGACATACTCAGAGAACAATTTCAGATCGGAAG CTTTTAGAGGAGACAGTGGTCCTTTCATAAGGGCTGAGGAGGCACCTGTTAGTGCAGATTTGAGCATGCAGGGAGGTATTACTGCTCATTCTGGTTCTCCATGGAGATCTTCATCACAAGGAGAACGCTCACATACAGTCTTGCATGATTGGAACGAGATTCCCGGTGATATTAAGTCAAGAACTCCTGATATGGGCTGGTCGCTAGGATCGAAAGATCTTAATAACGAATGGGAAAGTAGGGATGAGGCAAGATGGAAAACCAGTGATGATCCTGTTTTAAGGAGGCAGCGATCGGGAATTCTAGATAGGGAACAAGAATTGAGACAACCTCAGCAGCTTTCTCCAGAGGAGCTTCAGCTTTATTATAAAGATCCTCAGGGTATAATTCAAGGTCCTTTCTCTGGGGCTGACATTATTGGCTGGTTTGAGGCTGGATATTTTGGCATAGATTTGCTAGTTCGCATAGCAGGTGCAAAAAATGATACGCCATTTTTGGCACTTGGTGATGTTATGCCTCATTTACGAGCTAAAGCTAGACCACCGCCTGGATTTACTGCACCTAAACCAGAGGTTGCAGATACATCAGGTAGGCCAAACTTTGGTAATGTTGGGATGATTCAAGCTGGTTTAAGTGAGATAGAGATAGCAAGAAATGATCCAAGGAATAAACAGGGCTCGACAACAGAAGCTCAGAATAGGTTTCTGGAGTCACTGATGTCTGGTAATCCGAGTGGCTTACCACTTCATCAGTTTCCTTTTTCGGAAG GTTTACAAGGATTTATGGGAAACAATCCTCACGGCTTGACTCATAGTGGATTGGATAATCTGTTGGCCAAGAGAATGGTTCTCGAACGACAGAGGTCTTTTCCTAATCCTTATCAATATTGGCCTGGGAGGGATGCTTCATCTGTGATGCCTAAGTCGGAGATTGTCCCAGATGCAAACCTCCTCTCTTCAGTGGCTGAAAATCCTAGTCAGCCTCCTCATACCCAAAATGCTGACCTCATGTCCATCCTTCAAGGATTAACTAACCGGTCATCATCTGACATAAATAATAGTACTGCTGGTCGGTCAACTTTTCCTGTCCAAGGTGGCTCAGAGCCACTCCAGAGTAATTTTCCCCCCCAAGCCCCACTCCAGAGTAACTTTCCTCCCCAAATCCCACTTGGGTTCCAACAGCAGAGGCTGCATCCTCAGAATCAACAATCTTTACTCTCTCAAGCTATTGATAGTTCAAGTATTTCAACGCAAGAGAAATTACTATCTTCTGGTTTATTACAAGATCCACAAGTATTGAGTATGTTGCAACAGCAGTATTTATTGCAGTTACATTCCCAGGCGCCTGTTCCAACACAACAAATGTCATTGTTGGATAATTTAATGTTGCTCAAGCAGCAGCAACAGAAACAGGAGGAGCAGCAAATTTTGTTAAGGCAACAACAGCAGTTGCTTTCCCAGGTTATGCCAGAGCATCACTCTCAACAGCATTTTACTGAGCCATCTTTTGGACAGATGCAGGCTTCTGCGATGCTGAAAGGGATAGATCCCTCCCGGCTTCAGTCGTCACAAGAAATGTTTCCAGTTGGTACAAATGTGCAGGTTCCTAATACGCAAAATGAACTTACTAGTAATTATATGACTTTGCCTCCCCAAGGTAACCTAGATATCAGTCATAATGTTAGTGAGGGAGCATCCTCAGTACCTTTACCGCATCAAGTGCTTGGGAATGTTACCCATCAAAGAAGTCGGGATGTTACTCCGGCGGCACCAATTTCTATTCAGCAGGAGTCGCTGCCAATGTCCACAAATGTTGAGAGCTCACCGTTGTTTGATGTGATGACCAAATCTAGAGAGGTGTCCCTTGCGCAGGAGTCCATACCTGATTCTGATTTTCATGTTGCTAAAACCCTGGAAGAGGCAGCTGAAAACGCTTTCATAGCTGACCGATCTGCCGGGGTAGCAATTTCTCAGGGTGTTGCAGATCCTCTGCGATCATTAGGAGCTTTTGAGAAAGATGTACCTGAGCATATCAATGATGTGAATGTTCAATCAGGCAATCAAATTGAAGAACAGCAGATTGAAAGGGAAAAATACAATGATGAGGCTCCTACAGTGGTTGAAGCAAAGAATGTTGAAGTAAGAGGGCAAAGAAAGATTTCTGAGAAGAAGTCCAAGAAGCAAAAATCTGCCAAGGCACAGTCTTCAAGTGACCAAGCAAAAGGAGCATCCAAGGCGCAGTCTGAAGCTGAAAAGCCTGTTGTTGGTGACGTAAAATTGGAGACGAGAGGCAACCGAGGCAGTAAGCCTGAAATTGTTACAGTGGAGGCTGTGGAATCCCGACAATCTGAAAATTTAGAACCTGTGAAAGTTTCTGGAGATGATACAGAACCTCATGAAATCAGGGGTGATTCTAAGTTAGTTGAGTCTGTTTCTGGGCAAAGTACTCATACACAGATTGGCCAGCGAGCTTGGAAGCCTGCTCCTGGTTTTAAGGCAAAATCGTTACTAGAAATTCAACAGGAAGAACAGAGGAAGGCAGAGTCAGAAGTGATTATACCTGAGGTCACCATCAACTCCCCCAGTTTGTCAACTCCTTGGGCCGGGGTTGTAGCCAATTCAGAACCAAAAATATCTAGAGAAACTCCGGTAGATGCAGGTATTGATGACTTAAATGCTGGGAAGCCCAAAACTTCTCAAAACTCAAAGAGCAAGAAGAGCCCGCTACATGATTTATTAGCAGAGGAGGTTTTGGCCAAGTCCAGTGAAAGAGATGTTGAAATTCCTAATGGTGTGTCAACTCAGCATTCTTCACAAATTATGCCCACCCATTCAGAATCTGTAGATGACGATAACTTTATTGAGGCAAAAGACACCAAAAAGAGTCGCAAAAGGTCAGCAAAAGCGAAGGGTACTGGAACCAAGACCTCAATATCAGTTACTGCTGTAGATGTGCCTGTTAGTTCAAGCCCCACTGAGAAAGTCAAAAGCTCCCGTTCTGTACAGCAGGAAAAGGAAGTATTGCCTGCAATTCCATCAGGGCCTTCATTGGGAGATTTTGTTCCTTGGAAAGGAGAAACGGCTAACCCTGCTCCTTCTCCAGCATGGCTTACAGACTCCGGGAAGATTCCTAAACCCACATCTTTAAGAGATATCCAAAAGGAGCAGGAGAAGAGGGTTGCTGCTGCTCAGCACCAAAATCAGATTCCAACTCCACAGAAATCACAGCCACCTCAAGTCACCCGCAATAGTGCTCCGTCATGGTCGCTTTCAGCATCATCTCCATCTAAAGCTGCATCTCCCATCGCAATTAATTCCCATGCATCTCAGTCAAGAAATAAAGTAGAAGATGACTTATTCTGGGGACCAATTGATCAAGCAAAGCAAGAAAATAAGCA GGCAGATTTTCCTCATCTTGCAAGCCAGGGCAGTCGGGGAGTGAAAAATACTCCTGTAAAAGGAACTTCAGCTGGTTCATTAGGCAGGCAGAAATCAGTGGGTGGAAAGTCAAATGAGCGATTACTTTCATCCTCACCGTCTCAGTCATCtacaaaaggaaaaagagatGCCATGACCAAGCAATCAG AAGCCATGGGCTTCCGAGATTGGTGCAAGAGCGAGTGCGTTAGGCTTATTGGCACGAAAG aTACGAGTTTCCTTGAGTTTTGCCTGAAGCAATCCAAATCGGAGGCGGAGTTGCTTCTGAAACAGAACCTAGGGTCGTATGATCCCGATCATGAGTTCATTGACAAATTTCTCAACTACAAGGAGTTGCTACCGGCTGATGTCCTTGAAATTGCCTTTCAAAAAGGGAATGACCAAAGAGGGGTCGCTGGGTTCAGCGGCGGAGATGTGAATTCATACAGTGCAGATGTTGGGGATGTGGACCAAGACGGGTTCTCCAAAGGGGGCGgcaagaagaaggggaagaaaggaaagaaggTTAGTCCGGCTGTCTTGGGATTTAACGTCGTGAGTAACCGCATCATGATGGGTGAGATCCAGACACTGGAAGATTAG
- the LOC114826449 gene encoding protein ESSENTIAL FOR POTEXVIRUS ACCUMULATION 1-like isoform X2, with the protein MADLSSSASRRHLSVTTPPQISKGGQGSENLIPLSPQWLLPKPGESKTGMLTGEKPPSPNPSVGSRLDTTKSSGNGDEIRDTQKKDVFRPSLMDMEAGGRRECWRDEERDTNSSGRKDRWRDGDKEVGDTRRMDRWMENSSAKHFGEARRAPPERWTDSSNKESNYEQRRESKWNTRWGPNDKEAEGFPDKWADSGRDGLRLDKSLSHVGNHVKDEKDGDHYRPWRSNSSQARGRGDPSYNQTLSANKHAPTHSSNWGRGEITPPSFSLGRGRGSSGGGFMNSSPTIPQSIGTVLDKVESEHGEPYPLRYSRTKLLDVYRKADMKSYQKPVDGFIEVSSLAVDEPLEPLALCAPNSEEMSLLKGIDKGDIVSSGAPQTSKDGRSPNDFTQSRRPKLGSREDLPLALGDSKDESIARSKGGLPNYSEGSSYERQVLHHGSSLKGEITQEHKTYSENNFRSEAFRGDSGPFIRAEEAPVSADLSMQGGITAHSGSPWRSSSQGERSHTVLHDWNEIPGDIKSRTPDMGWSLGSKDLNNEWESRDEARWKTSDDPVLRRQRSGILDREQELRQPQQLSPEELQLYYKDPQGIIQGPFSGADIIGWFEAGYFGIDLLVRIAGAKNDTPFLALGDVMPHLRAKARPPPGFTAPKPEVADTSGRPNFGNVGMIQAGLSEIEIARNDPRNKQGSTTEAQNRFLESLMSGNPSGLPLHQFPFSEGLQGFMGNNPHGLTHSGLDNLLAKRMVLERQRSFPNPYQYWPGRDASSVMPKSEIVPDANLLSSVAENPSQPPHTQNADLMSILQGLTNRSSSDINNSTAGRSTFPVQGGSEPLQSNFPPQAPLQSNFPPQIPLGFQQQRLHPQNQQSLLSQAIDSSSISTQEKLLSSGLLQDPQVLSMLQQQYLLQLHSQAPVPTQQMSLLDNLMLLKQQQQKQEEQQILLRQQQQLLSQVMPEHHSQQHFTEPSFGQMQASAMLKGIDPSRLQSSQEMFPVGTNVQVPNTQNELTSNYMTLPPQGNLDISHNVSEGASSVPLPHQVLGNVTHQRSRDVTPAAPISIQQESLPMSTNVESSPLFDVMTKSREVSLAQESIPDSDFHVAKTLEEAAENAFIADRSAGVAISQGVADPLRSLGAFEKDVPEHINDVNVQSGNQIEEQQIEREKYNDEAPTVVEAKNVEVRGQRKISEKKSKKQKSAKAQSSSDQAKGASKAQSEAEKPVVGDVKLETRGNRGSKPEIVTVEAVESRQSENLEPVKVSGDDTEPHEIRGDSKLVESVSGQSTHTQIGQRAWKPAPGFKAKSLLEIQQEEQRKAESEVIIPEVTINSPSLSTPWAGVVANSEPKISRETPVDAGIDDLNAGKPKTSQNSKSKKSPLHDLLAEEVLAKSSERDVEIPNGVSTQHSSQIMPTHSESVDDDNFIEAKDTKKSRKRSAKAKGTGTKTSISVTAVDVPVSSSPTEKVKSSRSVQQEKEVLPAIPSGPSLGDFVPWKGETANPAPSPAWLTDSGKIPKPTSLRDIQKEQEKRVAAAQHQNQIPTPQKSQPPQVTRNSAPSWSLSASSPSKAASPIAINSHASQSRNKVEDDLFWGPIDQAKQENKQADFPHLASQGSRGVKNTPVKGTSAGSLGRQKSVGGKSNERLLSSSPSQSSTKGKRDAMTKQSEAMGFRDWCKSECVRLIGTKDTSFLEFCLKQSKSEAELLLKQNLGSYDPDHEFIDKFLNYKELLPADVLEIAFQKGNDQRGVAGFSGGDVNSYSADVGDVDQDGFSKGGGKKKGKKGKKVSPAVLGFNVVSNRIMMGEIQTLED; encoded by the exons ATGGCCGACCTCTCCAGCTCAGCCTCTCGCCGCCATCTCTCCGTCACCACTCCGCCCCAGATCTCCAAAG GTGGACAAGGTTCTGAGAATCTTATTCCCCTTTCACCGCAGTGGCTTCTACCTAAGCCGGGGGAGAGTAAGACAGGAATGTTAACTGGG GAAAAACCTCCCAGCCCAAATCCATCCGTTGGCAGTCGCTTGGATACCACGAAATCATCAGGTAATGGTGATGAAATTCGTGATACCCAGAAGAAGGATGTTTTCAGGCCATCTTTGATGGATATGGAAGCTGGTGGTCGTCGTGAATGCTGGCGTGATGAAGAAAGAGACACCAACTCCTCAGGACGCAAAGATCGTTGGAGGGATGGGGATaaagaagttggtgacactcgcAGGATGGATCGATGGATGGAAAATTCATCTGCAAAGCACTTTGGAGAAGCACGTCGTGCCCCACCTGAGCGGTGGACTGACTCAAGTAACAAGGAATCCAATTATGAGCAACGGCGAGAGAGCAAATGGAACACGCGCTGGGGGCCTAATGACAAGGAGGCAGAAGGTTTTCCTGACAAGTGGGCAGACTCTGGTAGAGATGGTCTGCGTCTTGATAAGAGTTTGTCTCATGTTGGAAATCATGTAAAGGATGAGAAAGATGGGGATCACTACCGACCTTGGAGATCAAACTCCTCCCAAGCCCGGGGAAGGGGAGATCCTTCTTATAACCAGACTTTATCAGCAAACAAGCATGCTCCTACACATTCATCTAATTGGGGGCGTGGAGAAATTACACCTCCCAGCTTTTCTCTTGGTCGTGGAAGGGGTAGCTCTGGTGGAGGCTTTATGAACAGCAGTCCTACTATTCCTCAGTCTATAGGAACTGTATTGGACAAAGTTGAAAGTGAACATGGAGAGCCTTATCCATTAAGGTATAGTAGGACGAAGCTGCTTGATGTATACAGGAAGGCtgatatgaaatcatatcaaaaaCCAGTTGATGGGTTTATAGAAGTGAGCTCTCTTGCGGTGGATGAACCATTGGAGCCTCTGGCACTTTGTGCACCGAATTCTGAGGAAATG TCTCTTTTGAAGGGAATTGACAAAGGAGATATAGTAAGTAGTGGTGCACCCCAGACTTCTAAAGATGGAAGGAGCCCAAATGATTTTACACAGTCAAGAAGACCCAAGCTTG GCAGTAGAGAAGATTTACCCCTTGCACTTGGTGATTCTAAAGATGAAAGCATTGCTAGGTCAAAAGGTGGTCTTCCAAATTATTCAGAGGGCTCTTCTTATGAAAGGCAGGTGCTCCATCATGGATCCAGCCTAAAAGGAGAAATAACGCAGGAACATAAGACATACTCAGAGAACAATTTCAGATCGGAAG CTTTTAGAGGAGACAGTGGTCCTTTCATAAGGGCTGAGGAGGCACCTGTTAGTGCAGATTTGAGCATGCAGGGAGGTATTACTGCTCATTCTGGTTCTCCATGGAGATCTTCATCACAAGGAGAACGCTCACATACAGTCTTGCATGATTGGAACGAGATTCCCGGTGATATTAAGTCAAGAACTCCTGATATGGGCTGGTCGCTAGGATCGAAAGATCTTAATAACGAATGGGAAAGTAGGGATGAGGCAAGATGGAAAACCAGTGATGATCCTGTTTTAAGGAGGCAGCGATCGGGAATTCTAGATAGGGAACAAGAATTGAGACAACCTCAGCAGCTTTCTCCAGAGGAGCTTCAGCTTTATTATAAAGATCCTCAGGGTATAATTCAAGGTCCTTTCTCTGGGGCTGACATTATTGGCTGGTTTGAGGCTGGATATTTTGGCATAGATTTGCTAGTTCGCATAGCAGGTGCAAAAAATGATACGCCATTTTTGGCACTTGGTGATGTTATGCCTCATTTACGAGCTAAAGCTAGACCACCGCCTGGATTTACTGCACCTAAACCAGAGGTTGCAGATACATCAGGTAGGCCAAACTTTGGTAATGTTGGGATGATTCAAGCTGGTTTAAGTGAGATAGAGATAGCAAGAAATGATCCAAGGAATAAACAGGGCTCGACAACAGAAGCTCAGAATAGGTTTCTGGAGTCACTGATGTCTGGTAATCCGAGTGGCTTACCACTTCATCAGTTTCCTTTTTCGGAAG GTTTACAAGGATTTATGGGAAACAATCCTCACGGCTTGACTCATAGTGGATTGGATAATCTGTTGGCCAAGAGAATGGTTCTCGAACGACAGAGGTCTTTTCCTAATCCTTATCAATATTGGCCTGGGAGGGATGCTTCATCTGTGATGCCTAAGTCGGAGATTGTCCCAGATGCAAACCTCCTCTCTTCAGTGGCTGAAAATCCTAGTCAGCCTCCTCATACCCAAAATGCTGACCTCATGTCCATCCTTCAAGGATTAACTAACCGGTCATCATCTGACATAAATAATAGTACTGCTGGTCGGTCAACTTTTCCTGTCCAAGGTGGCTCAGAGCCACTCCAGAGTAATTTTCCCCCCCAAGCCCCACTCCAGAGTAACTTTCCTCCCCAAATCCCACTTGGGTTCCAACAGCAGAGGCTGCATCCTCAGAATCAACAATCTTTACTCTCTCAAGCTATTGATAGTTCAAGTATTTCAACGCAAGAGAAATTACTATCTTCTGGTTTATTACAAGATCCACAAGTATTGAGTATGTTGCAACAGCAGTATTTATTGCAGTTACATTCCCAGGCGCCTGTTCCAACACAACAAATGTCATTGTTGGATAATTTAATGTTGCTCAAGCAGCAGCAACAGAAACAGGAGGAGCAGCAAATTTTGTTAAGGCAACAACAGCAGTTGCTTTCCCAGGTTATGCCAGAGCATCACTCTCAACAGCATTTTACTGAGCCATCTTTTGGACAGATGCAGGCTTCTGCGATGCTGAAAGGGATAGATCCCTCCCGGCTTCAGTCGTCACAAGAAATGTTTCCAGTTGGTACAAATGTGCAGGTTCCTAATACGCAAAATGAACTTACTAGTAATTATATGACTTTGCCTCCCCAAGGTAACCTAGATATCAGTCATAATGTTAGTGAGGGAGCATCCTCAGTACCTTTACCGCATCAAGTGCTTGGGAATGTTACCCATCAAAGAAGTCGGGATGTTACTCCGGCGGCACCAATTTCTATTCAGCAGGAGTCGCTGCCAATGTCCACAAATGTTGAGAGCTCACCGTTGTTTGATGTGATGACCAAATCTAGAGAGGTGTCCCTTGCGCAGGAGTCCATACCTGATTCTGATTTTCATGTTGCTAAAACCCTGGAAGAGGCAGCTGAAAACGCTTTCATAGCTGACCGATCTGCCGGGGTAGCAATTTCTCAGGGTGTTGCAGATCCTCTGCGATCATTAGGAGCTTTTGAGAAAGATGTACCTGAGCATATCAATGATGTGAATGTTCAATCAGGCAATCAAATTGAAGAACAGCAGATTGAAAGGGAAAAATACAATGATGAGGCTCCTACAGTGGTTGAAGCAAAGAATGTTGAAGTAAGAGGGCAAAGAAAGATTTCTGAGAAGAAGTCCAAGAAGCAAAAATCTGCCAAGGCACAGTCTTCAAGTGACCAAGCAAAAGGAGCATCCAAGGCGCAGTCTGAAGCTGAAAAGCCTGTTGTTGGTGACGTAAAATTGGAGACGAGAGGCAACCGAGGCAGTAAGCCTGAAATTGTTACAGTGGAGGCTGTGGAATCCCGACAATCTGAAAATTTAGAACCTGTGAAAGTTTCTGGAGATGATACAGAACCTCATGAAATCAGGGGTGATTCTAAGTTAGTTGAGTCTGTTTCTGGGCAAAGTACTCATACACAGATTGGCCAGCGAGCTTGGAAGCCTGCTCCTGGTTTTAAGGCAAAATCGTTACTAGAAATTCAACAGGAAGAACAGAGGAAGGCAGAGTCAGAAGTGATTATACCTGAGGTCACCATCAACTCCCCCAGTTTGTCAACTCCTTGGGCCGGGGTTGTAGCCAATTCAGAACCAAAAATATCTAGAGAAACTCCGGTAGATGCAGGTATTGATGACTTAAATGCTGGGAAGCCCAAAACTTCTCAAAACTCAAAGAGCAAGAAGAGCCCGCTACATGATTTATTAGCAGAGGAGGTTTTGGCCAAGTCCAGTGAAAGAGATGTTGAAATTCCTAATGGTGTGTCAACTCAGCATTCTTCACAAATTATGCCCACCCATTCAGAATCTGTAGATGACGATAACTTTATTGAGGCAAAAGACACCAAAAAGAGTCGCAAAAGGTCAGCAAAAGCGAAGGGTACTGGAACCAAGACCTCAATATCAGTTACTGCTGTAGATGTGCCTGTTAGTTCAAGCCCCACTGAGAAAGTCAAAAGCTCCCGTTCTGTACAGCAGGAAAAGGAAGTATTGCCTGCAATTCCATCAGGGCCTTCATTGGGAGATTTTGTTCCTTGGAAAGGAGAAACGGCTAACCCTGCTCCTTCTCCAGCATGGCTTACAGACTCCGGGAAGATTCCTAAACCCACATCTTTAAGAGATATCCAAAAGGAGCAGGAGAAGAGGGTTGCTGCTGCTCAGCACCAAAATCAGATTCCAACTCCACAGAAATCACAGCCACCTCAAGTCACCCGCAATAGTGCTCCGTCATGGTCGCTTTCAGCATCATCTCCATCTAAAGCTGCATCTCCCATCGCAATTAATTCCCATGCATCTCAGTCAAGAAATAAAGTAGAAGATGACTTATTCTGGGGACCAATTGATCAAGCAAAGCAAGAAAATAAGCA GGCAGATTTTCCTCATCTTGCAAGCCAGGGCAGTCGGGGAGTGAAAAATACTCCTGTAAAAGGAACTTCAGCTGGTTCATTAGGCAGGCAGAAATCAGTGGGTGGAAAGTCAAATGAGCGATTACTTTCATCCTCACCGTCTCAGTCATCtacaaaaggaaaaagagatGCCATGACCAAGCAATCAG AAGCCATGGGCTTCCGAGATTGGTGCAAGAGCGAGTGCGTTAGGCTTATTGGCACGAAAG aTACGAGTTTCCTTGAGTTTTGCCTGAAGCAATCCAAATCGGAGGCGGAGTTGCTTCTGAAACAGAACCTAGGGTCGTATGATCCCGATCATGAGTTCATTGACAAATTTCTCAACTACAAGGAGTTGCTACCGGCTGATGTCCTTGAAATTGCCTTTCAAAAAGGGAATGACCAAAGAGGGGTCGCTGGGTTCAGCGGCGGAGATGTGAATTCATACAGTGCAGATGTTGGGGATGTGGACCAAGACGGGTTCTCCAAAGGGGGCGgcaagaagaaggggaagaaaggaaagaaggTTAGTCCGGCTGTCTTGGGATTTAACGTCGTGAGTAACCGCATCATGATGGGTGAGATCCAGACACTGGAAGATTAG